The Dictyoglomus sp. genomic interval AAAAATATCTCTTATTAACATCTAAGTTAAGAAAAAGTTCTTTGTCTATTTCGAGACTCCCTTCATCTTTTAATAAGAAATATTTATTATTCAACCCTTCGACCTTTTCGATCGATAATAAAAAGCCTATAACACTAGCGTTATATAGCCAATTTCCTGGGTATAATGTTACTGTCTTTTCTCCCATTTTCTAAACCACCTCCACCATTCCAAATCCTTGAGCTCTTCGTAATCCAATTCCAATTTTTTGTAAATAGTCCAAGTCTTCAGGATTTCCAGAAAGTTCAAAAACTCCCGAGAAACAAGTAAAAGTGTATAGACAAGGTTCTTCATTTTTTTCTCTTATTCTGTGTTTTATTACTTCTTTTCTTATTTTTATGGGTCTCAATTCAATCCTCTCCTTTATTCCTTCTCCTCTAATGCCTTTTAAAATTGAATCTATTAAGTAATTAAACTCTCTTAAAAAATAAACAAATTTTTCACTAGTATTTTCAAGAATATCTCCATCGCTATCAATGGGTAATAAAGGATTTTTGTTTTTATCTTCTATCAGTATTGGTGAAAGCGTTTTAAAAATAGCTTTATTGTCTTTTATTATTTTTTCTTTTAAAAGAGTGATATTTATGATTTTAGAGATTATTCCATCTCCTACTTTATAGGGATAAAGTTTTTTATTTATCAAGCCATTATAAAGAATAACAAGGAAATTAATATCTAAAGAGGATATGTAAAATTCAACTGGACTTTTTAGATAGAAGATATTTTTTTCTTTTTTAAACTCTTCTTTATCGTGTTGAAATCTTATTGCAAAGCAAAAGGGTTTAGGAGCCTTATTCGTCTTTTCTATATTGTCTTCTTCATAATGGTATAATCTATCTAAATATTCTTTACCTTCTTCTGATAGATTAAGGGCATCTTTAATTAGCTTCATAAAATAGTTTCTGTAATCTATAGGAAGGAGGTCCCCTTCATAAATGAGCTTAAATCTCATAATCTATCACCCCTTTTTAAAGATGAATTTTATTTTCCTTTTTAAAATATTCCTTATATTATACCTCTTAAATAAATTTACTGGAATTTCTAAAATTTCTTTTAAGAGATATTATAAATAAGGAAAGGGTCAATAGTAGTCCCTACAAAAATTTTTTTTCTTTTTTTACTATCTATATGTAATTTCAGTTATACTATACTTTGAATACTTTGTTATAATTCTTAGTAGCTAAGTACCAGTATAGTACTAGCAGAGGTAACAGAGAAAAAAGAAGCTGAGGTATGACTCTAATAGAGATAAAAAACTTAAGCAAATTCTAAAAAATAAGAAATATAAAGAGAAATTATGCCTAAATTTCTCATTGTTCTTTAAACCAAGCTTAATCTTGTTTAGTGATTAGAAGAAAATTTGAAAGATATAAAAAATTTACATGTTTTCTTATATAATATATAAAG includes:
- the cas6 gene encoding CRISPR-associated endoribonuclease Cas6, translated to MRFKLIYEGDLLPIDYRNYFMKLIKDALNLSEEGKEYLDRLYHYEEDNIEKTNKAPKPFCFAIRFQHDKEEFKKEKNIFYLKSPVEFYISSLDINFLVILYNGLINKKLYPYKVGDGIISKIINITLLKEKIIKDNKAIFKTLSPILIEDKNKNPLLPIDSDGDILENTSEKFVYFLREFNYLIDSILKGIRGEGIKERIELRPIKIRKEVIKHRIREKNEEPCLYTFTCFSGVFELSGNPEDLDYLQKIGIGLRRAQGFGMVEVV